The DNA window TTTCAAACGTGATTAAtcaactgatttttttattatttacttttcattctctttaatctttaacttttttacaattattttatttttatttttaatattttctgtgttttttttctcaaaacaatATCACATATTTAGGGTTAATTACGGCcccatttgtttgctggaaagtagtttctttttagaaagtgaattccaggaaaataaattattttctgatgttgggtagtgtaatgaaaaataagttggaaaacatttttcagtgtttagttatgtcatggaaaatgagctaaaaaataacttattaatgttttattttctcaagtttattaaaataatgaggaacaaatcttacaaattaaaaagttgaatggggatgaaattgaaaaaaaatataatttcataaattatctcaaataaaataaataataatcaaaataatagaaataaaatctaaaaaataaaataaaaatgaaagatgaagaaattaaaataataataattaacatttcataaattatttcaaataaaataaataacaatcaaaaggatgaggactaaatttgataaataaaaaaattcaataagaaaatgataagggaaaagcaaataacaattataaaaatgaggatcaaagttaatataaaaattaaattttaagagatgaaattgaaaaataaatattcaaaacaaaatatatataacaataaaaagtttgaggatcaaatttgatataatcagcaaataatatgacttttctaaatttttcacaacttctagaaagtgttttctgcccaaattttccaggaaaacacttttctggaaaccaagccaaatttttctttgactggaaagtgttttccattaaccaacttttctaatggcaaataaatacagaaaaatttaaaaaataatttttcaaaaaataaattctgagAAATAAACATGCCTTATACtaaaattcatttgattttatttcgttttgttttcattttaaaaaaaattatattttatattttcaaacaataaaattttttaaattatacaaaataccTAAATTATCCCGTACATAATATGTAAAAATCTCTTACTTTTTCAATCTCTTctccttccttcttcttttctctgctttcctttcctttcctctcTTCATCTCCTTTTTGTTTCAATCAAAACCCTAGAACCCTATCGATTAAATAAGAAATCCTTCCCTTCTCTTCACCTCATTTTCCTCAGACCCGTTCTTTCTTTCACTCACTCAAGATCAAAGCAAACAGAGATTCACCGAAGCCCCATATCGATTCAATAGAAGGTAGATTAGGATTAATCAACAGGCTTAGGTGCACGAATCAAAACAAGTAGGCTGATTTAATGATATTAAAGCAATAAAATGGTGGGAGTTTGTCAATTGTCATGCCCGATTTTATAGTGGCACGTATTCTATCTGAAGAAAAGGCAGGTTCTTAAACCCTACAAGGTTAAGGTCATAGAGCGCTCATCTCTATGACTGAAAGAGAGTGGGGGCACATTCCGATTAAGACGAGGGAAATTTGCTTTTTTGGCTAAAGTAGCGGAAATTGCAGTGCTATTTAAGGGGAGCTTGTTCTATGATAAATAAACGACTCCAAATAAGAAAGGAGGTATAGCTGAGAAGAACAATAAGAGTAAGCATTCAGGTGCTGGTGCTATGACCTTAAAGGTGGAAGATCCTTCCCTGGTTCTAACCACCTTGAATGAAGAGTGGAAGAACAAAATGCAGAACATATCGGAGATGTTGGGTTCTAACAAAGAAGGGGGCGGGGgagaggaaattcaaggccaaagaataaaaaaagaagggcaGCACAAGATGGAAAACTAGAGGCAGGGCTAAGGTGCGAGTGgagcataaaaacaacaatagttTCATATAAAGGTCCCtttttagaatgaaagaaggatcGGTAAAGTCAAGAAGCAGAGAGAGGCCAAAGATTCTAGCACAAGAGGCAAATTTTATTGGCTTGGTGGAAACATAAGAGAGGAGTGGAAGCCAAGTCCTCGGTCCTACAGTATTCAATACAATTATATCGTTAAGAATTGGcatgaaaacatgaaattaagtCAGGTTAACCATGGCTAAGAGCACCTTGCACCTTGGTTTTGCATTAAGCTTTACCTAAATCTGAGGAATAATCTTGGGAGATCAAAGAAGTGACTTTTTTGAAGGTgtcgatttgttttttgctcTTGGTTATTTTTAGGAGTGAAGGAACTCTTTGTGGCTGAAAAGGTATGCAGATCTGCAGTAAAATCAACTTGGGAAAGGAGAGAACATTGAAGAAGAGAATCCCATCTTGGTAGccttcaacaaattaatttgatttttttttttaatttactcaaTCTAGAACTCCATCCTTGGTTTCTTTGTCTAGCCATCACCAAGTTTAgtgattaattgaaaaacagGTTTTGAAATTACATGTTCGATGACACAAGTGATAATTATATGTTTGAtgacaaaattataatattaatattgcacGACTCTTTAGTTattaagtaaatgaaatataataataatattataaataaattaatatttttttattaacaattttttgtGTGCCAGTGAAAGAATGTAAAGTGGTATATATGaaattatgaatatataaaCGGTAGGatgtaaaatatcatttataaaaGAACGGAGGCAAAACAAACGTACCTGATATTTATAATTCTTATCCATAACttccaatattaaattaacacgttaaactaaaaaaaaattaacacgtTAAATGAAGCCCTGTCCCAACTTTCGTAAAAGATAATAAGCAAATGAACCAGAATGTAGTGGCTCCCGCGCTTTTTGGACGGCGTATGAGTCGCCGTCAGGTTGCTAAACGTAGCCTTCTGCCATGGCGTTCAATTCGCTGCAGAATCTCCTTTTTGAAGTGGTGATGCGAGTTGTCGGAGAGGTTATAGTTTGGTTGATaacctcttgttttttttgattttttttttcccctgggtatgcctttttattttttaaattaattcttcaattgatttatattttttaattattatttattttattttaaataatttatataagtaattttttttgaatttaatccatcttcaatgtttttattggttaaatttgatcatcattattttaattgctattcttttttatttagaatgatttttaaagttgaatttcttttcgattttatcatttttatttttttcatacaaattattatcctcattatttttattgttttattatttagacaaaaggtttttattaatgttttctttttcagatTTCAgacttcaacattaaatttattggaaattaaacTTCTTGATCGAGTTCAGGTCGGGTTTCATGAGTTATGAATTTGAGATATTAACCCGGGTTTAGAAGACTTGCTCgagtttacttgttttttatttttcttttgtttaagcTTATCATATTTTAGTTTCATCTCTGAACATTTCTTTGATCGAAGATTGAACtctattatataataataataataataataataataataataatccagttattccaagttttttttttaaaaaatttagtttttttaattagattaaattaattaattaaatattaagatgaaaTGCTAACTTcataaatttagtttatttttcatgttgttgCTTTGGAGTGCTTGCGATCTCTTTTAGTATAATCATTAAGTCTTTTATAgtgatattaaaatcattttggtgagttttttttttattgaaaactgGTATTTATAATGAAACAACGgtgaatttttaataaactgtttttttatctCGTTCCGAGTATGATGTTagcatcttattttttatggttaaatatttttttttctagctctATTTACCTTAATTAAGTTAataatctagatttttttatattttatatttttttaaaaactcttaatattattttagaaaaaaaaaatcattctagtCAGATCTAAGGAGAACTGTCAACACCTCTCCTCACCTTACCACCTCCCGTAGAAGTTAACACCTCACCACACCAATTCCTCTCCACATTTCCCACAACCAAACACGACTTCATTTTATCCCTCGACCCCTCTCCTCCTCATTTcaaacaccccccccccccccccccccccccaaaaaaaaaaaaaaatgtccgaCTCTGAAACTACAACCACCGTCTCCACCACTGCACCGCCTCCAGAGGACGATTCATCCGCGACGGATACAAAGAAGCAGGCAAGAAATGCCATTTCCTTTAGCATCTGGCCACTGACTCAGCGTACACGCGACTCAGTAATCACCCGCCTAATCGAGACCTTGTCAACGACTTCCGTTCTCTCCAAGCGCTACGGTACCGTTCCCCATGACGAGGCCTCCGAAGTCTCCCGCCGCATTGAGGAGGAGGCCTTTTCTGTTGCCACCTCCTCGTCATCGTCGGAGGATGACGGACTCGAGGTTGTCCAGCTTTACTCTAAGGAGATCAGTAAGCGGATGTTAGAGACCGTCAAGGCTCGATCTGAATCAAGCGCAAATGGTGATAATAGTGCAGCGAAGACGGTGAGTGCTGATGTGACGCCAACATCGGCGGCGAGCGAGGAGGTTTTAAGTTCTGTTGAGACTGAAGCAGCTTGATCTAATTAGGGGTTTTTAGCTTCAAATTTGGTATgtttttagagtattttttttcgttAAAGTTTGGTGTTTACTATATTGAGATCTGGCTGTATTAACTTATGGATTTTGATGGTGATTACTCGATGATAATAATTTAGTAATAGTATTATCTAGGGTTTATTCTTATTCTTGTAGTTTTTGTGTTTAGTATTTGCTGGTCTATTTTTGATCATGATATCGGCAATGAATTGAAAATCTAGGTCTCATGAACATGTTCATCATTAATCGTTTTAGATGTATGCGCATATAGCACGTGTGTTTGTATGCACTTGCTTGCTCGTGTTAGGGATTTGATTTAACGGTGGGCTTAATGCTGTTTTATGTATTTAACTGTGGTTTCTTATTGATAAGCCCTTGTCTTTGATTTAAGTGCTCAAATTTGTGGCTTTACGGCTTTTCACTTCTACCCATATAGAATTTCAATTGCGGCATTTTATAGAATCTGTTAGAAATAAAATCACTATGCTAGATTGCGGCAGAGCAGTGAACAATTGAACACGTTGTGAAatgggaagaagaaaaatggcTGGGTCATGGAGATTGAACTTAGAGTCTAGAGTACCATTTTTGAAGAATTCAGTGAAGCGAtatataatgatatataatgatatataatgcATCGTCCATCTGCAGATTgatgttttctctttttcagACAACATGATAggcaaagggaaaaaaacttcccttttcttaaatttcatatacATGCTCAGTAATTTCCCCCCAATTTTAAATATCAATGTTTATCTTATCATAAATGAAAGTAATAAACTTTTGAGTTTAGGAATGGAATTTTAAtgtttgaaaagaaagaaattttccatcctttttttgttatatataaaagatagtGATTTTATTGGTgatataaatgaaataaatatatcatcatcatcatcattattattattatagcacAATAATACCAAAAACTAAAACcaggattataatttattatatcaaaagtAAGTTTGACAAAACACTTTATAATAATGGTGAATGATGGTGTTCCAAGTAGTGAGTAGTCTATAGGTTAGAAAAAACTTATTGAAACTTTCTAGCTGGGACCATCAAAGATAAGATCTTT is part of the Populus trichocarpa isolate Nisqually-1 chromosome 2, P.trichocarpa_v4.1, whole genome shotgun sequence genome and encodes:
- the LOC7462856 gene encoding MFP1 attachment factor 1, with protein sequence MSDSETTTTVSTTAPPPEDDSSATDTKKQARNAISFSIWPLTQRTRDSVITRLIETLSTTSVLSKRYGTVPHDEASEVSRRIEEEAFSVATSSSSSEDDGLEVVQLYSKEISKRMLETVKARSESSANGDNSAAKTVSADVTPTSAASEEVLSSVETEAA